The Saccharomycodes ludwigii strain NBRC 1722 chromosome II, whole genome shotgun sequence genome window below encodes:
- the LSM5 gene encoding RNA-binding protein LSM5 (similar to Saccharomyces cerevisiae YER146W | LSM5 | Like SM) — protein MSEETNTNPATELLPFEVIDKTINQQIWIITDSKREYTGKLVGFDDFVNVILKDCVEYYNNEKINEFIDGKETLINGQNITLLVPGERQEMY, from the coding sequence ATGAGTGAAGAAACCAATACCAATCCCGCAACAGAACTTTTACCATTTGAAGTGATAgataaaacaattaatcAACAAATTTGGATCATAACAGACAGTAAAAGAGAATACACCGGTAAATTGGTTGGATTTGATGATTTTGTAAATGTTATATTGAAGGATTGCGTagaatattataacaacGAAAAGATAAATGAGTTTATTGATGGTAAAGAAACGCTAATAAATGGCCAAAACATTACTCTATTGGTACCTGGTGAAAGACAAGAAATGTATTGA
- the FMP16 gene encoding Fmp16p (similar to Saccharomyces cerevisiae YDR070C | FMP16 | Found in Mitochondrial Proteome): protein MIRQTIQQTKLLTFRQVTPTLYTCSRFQAVKRGVSGTTKVRSPSPNVSESKFTSKDTFSSKRNLTKNEFNMGETTDQVEIDENEHFEQLNDETNAKRPNIDVLKKRGKTGELEQERPDDGL, encoded by the coding sequence ATGATTAGACAAACAATCCAACAAACTAAACTTTTGACCTTTAGACAAGTAACACCAACATTATACACCTGTTCTAGATTTCAGGCTGTAAAGCGGGGTGTTTCCGGTACTACAAAAGTTAGAAGCCCATCTCCAAATGTCTCGGAAAGTAAATTTACATCAAAAGATACTTTTTCTAGTAAAAGGAATTTGACAAAGAATGAATTTAACATGGGCGAGACTACCGATCAGGTCGAGATTGATGAGAATGAACATTTTGAACAATTGAACGATGAGACCAATGCAAAAAGGCCAAACATAGATgttctaaaaaaaagaggtaAAACTGGTGAATTGGAACAAGAAAGACCTGACGATGGGTtatga
- the PAA1 gene encoding polyamine acetyltransferase (similar to Saccharomyces cerevisiae YDR071C | PAA1 | PolyAmine Acetyltransferase): protein MSSELPLHIYIRPLLLEDIDQIDTLEKQGFPPTERASRDNIIFRLNKGPELCSGLFLRDIVKKKELEDDSIADEDNGEELVVRKETLIGHILATKIPTPLITLESMDLGCFDESSPTIAIHSLVISPEYQKKNLATLLMTDYIQKLSNQEVGENIVIIAHEPLVPFYERLGFKLLGKNQNVNKDPEFTKDGTWCDMTRDLVKDEFEE from the coding sequence atgagtTCAGAATTACCTCtacatatttatatacgtccattattattagaagatATCGATCAAATAGATACTCTGGAAAAACAAGGATTCCCACCAACAGAAAGGGCTTCTCGAGACAACATTATATTTCGTTTAAATAAAGGACCAGAGTTATGCTCAGGTTTGTTTTTAAGAGAtatagttaaaaaaaaggaactGGAGGATGATAGTATTGCCGATGAAGATAACGGTGAAGAGCTTGTTGTTCGTAAAGAAACCTTAATTGGACACATATTGGCTACAAAAATACCAACACCACTAATCACTTTGGAAAGTATGGACTTGGGTTGTTTTGATGAAAGTAGTCCGACCATAGCAATCCATTCATTGGTTATATCTCCAGAatatcaaaagaaaaatttggCTACTTTGTTGATGACTGATTACATTCAAAAATTGAGTAACCAAGAGGTTGGTGAAAATATTGTAATTATTGCACACGAACCTTTGGTTCCTTTTTATGAAAGATTGGGCTTTAAATTATTGGGCAAAAACCAAAACGTTAATAAGGACCCTGAATTTACTAAAGATGGTACATGGTGCGATATGACTAGGGATTTGGTTAAAGATGAATTTGAAGAATAG